A genome region from Pseudanabaena sp. Chao 1811 includes the following:
- the ppsA gene encoding phosphoenolpyruvate synthase encodes MTSSTFASETSRNVPKEQALVLWFEEVGIADIPLVGGKNASLGEMIRQLQPKGVNVPNGFATTAYAFRHFIEKAGLEAKLRELFADLDIEDMNNLRDRGRMARALVLSTPFPDDLQMAIAMSYRKLSSLYGSEEDSDVAVRSSATAEDLPDASFAGQQETYLNVYGANEVVDACHRCFASLFTDRAISYRTINGFDHFDIALSVGVQKMVRSDLASSGVMFSIDTETGFKNAALITAAYGLGENVVQGAVNPDEYFVFKPTLKQGFRPILEKRLGTKEIKMVYDIGGGKLTKNIPVPVSERVKFAITDDEILKLAEWACIIEDHYSEVRGKLSPMDIEWAKDGRTGELFIVQARPETVQSQKSGNILRNYKLNGSSNVLITGRAVGEMIGQGKANVILEVHNIEDFQAGQVLVTNKTDPDWEPIMKKASAIVTNQGGRTCHAAIIAREMGIPAIVGCGNATGILKTGQEVTISCAEGEEGKVYEGLVPFEVIETSLDNLPKLSTKILMNVGNPEEAFGLSSIPCDGVGLARMEFIIANHIKAHPLALMNFDTLEDKAAKWEISQLTARYENKADFFVDKLAHGIGTIAAAFYPKPVVVRMSDFKSNEYANLLGGRAFEPTEENPMIGWRGASRYYDPKYREAYGLECQALKRVRDDMGLTNVIPMIPFCRTPEEGRKVLAEMEKHGLKRGENGLEVYVMCEIPSNVILADEFSQVFDGFSIGSNDLTQLTLGLDRDSSLVAHIFDERNEAVKSMVRTVIQKAKANHRKIGICGQAPSDYPEFAKFLVEQGIDSISLNPDSVLKTMLELAKM; translated from the coding sequence ATGACTAGCTCGACTTTTGCCTCAGAAACATCTAGAAATGTTCCCAAAGAACAAGCATTAGTCCTTTGGTTTGAAGAAGTGGGAATTGCTGATATTCCGCTTGTGGGTGGGAAAAATGCTTCTCTTGGCGAAATGATTCGTCAACTTCAGCCTAAGGGTGTAAATGTTCCCAATGGGTTTGCGACCACTGCCTATGCTTTTCGTCATTTCATTGAAAAAGCTGGACTTGAAGCAAAATTGCGTGAACTCTTTGCCGATCTAGACATTGAGGACATGAATAACCTGCGCGATCGCGGTCGCATGGCACGCGCATTAGTCCTCAGCACGCCATTCCCCGACGATCTGCAAATGGCGATCGCCATGTCTTATAGGAAACTCAGTAGTCTCTATGGTTCCGAAGAAGACTCCGATGTAGCAGTCCGCTCCAGTGCCACCGCCGAAGACTTGCCCGATGCCAGCTTCGCAGGACAACAGGAAACCTACCTCAATGTCTATGGTGCGAATGAAGTTGTCGATGCTTGCCATCGCTGCTTTGCCTCACTCTTCACCGATCGCGCTATTTCCTACCGCACCATCAACGGCTTCGATCATTTTGATATTGCCCTTTCCGTCGGCGTGCAGAAGATGGTACGTTCCGATCTCGCCTCTTCTGGCGTGATGTTTTCCATCGATACCGAAACAGGCTTTAAAAATGCAGCATTAATCACCGCCGCCTACGGTCTAGGTGAGAACGTGGTGCAGGGTGCAGTCAATCCCGATGAGTATTTCGTTTTCAAACCAACTCTCAAACAAGGCTTCCGTCCGATTCTCGAAAAACGCCTCGGTACAAAAGAAATCAAGATGGTCTATGACATTGGCGGCGGTAAGCTGACCAAGAATATTCCTGTTCCCGTTTCCGAACGAGTCAAGTTCGCGATTACCGATGACGAGATTCTCAAACTCGCAGAATGGGCTTGCATCATCGAAGATCACTATTCAGAAGTACGCGGCAAGCTGTCACCGATGGATATTGAATGGGCGAAGGATGGACGTACAGGGGAGTTGTTCATCGTGCAGGCAAGACCTGAAACCGTACAGTCGCAAAAGTCAGGTAACATTCTCAGGAACTACAAGCTGAATGGTTCTAGCAATGTGTTGATTACAGGTCGCGCTGTGGGCGAGATGATCGGTCAAGGCAAGGCGAACGTGATTTTGGAAGTCCATAACATCGAAGATTTCCAAGCAGGTCAAGTGCTAGTCACTAACAAGACTGACCCCGACTGGGAACCAATCATGAAAAAAGCCAGTGCGATCGTCACCAACCAAGGTGGACGCACCTGTCACGCTGCTATCATTGCGCGGGAAATGGGTATTCCTGCGATCGTCGGTTGCGGCAATGCCACAGGTATTCTCAAAACTGGTCAAGAAGTCACGATTTCCTGTGCTGAAGGTGAAGAAGGCAAGGTTTATGAAGGGCTAGTTCCCTTTGAAGTGATCGAGACTTCCCTCGATAATCTACCTAAACTCTCCACCAAGATCTTGATGAACGTGGGCAACCCTGAAGAAGCATTTGGTTTATCTTCCATTCCCTGCGATGGCGTTGGCTTAGCTCGTATGGAATTCATCATCGCTAACCACATCAAGGCACATCCTCTTGCCCTGATGAATTTCGACACCCTTGAAGACAAGGCGGCAAAATGGGAAATCTCGCAACTGACGGCACGCTATGAAAACAAAGCTGATTTCTTTGTAGACAAGTTGGCTCACGGTATCGGCACGATCGCCGCCGCCTTCTATCCCAAACCCGTTGTCGTCAGAATGTCTGACTTCAAGAGCAATGAATACGCCAATCTGCTCGGTGGTCGCGCCTTTGAACCCACCGAAGAAAACCCGATGATCGGCTGGCGTGGTGCATCCCGCTACTACGATCCGAAGTATCGTGAAGCCTACGGTTTGGAATGTCAAGCTCTGAAGCGTGTCCGCGATGACATGGGCTTAACCAACGTGATTCCGATGATTCCTTTCTGTCGCACTCCCGAAGAAGGTCGTAAGGTACTAGCAGAAATGGAAAAACATGGCTTGAAACGTGGCGAAAATGGTTTGGAAGTCTATGTGATGTGCGAAATCCCCAGTAACGTGATCTTGGCGGATGAGTTCTCCCAAGTCTTTGATGGTTTCTCCATTGGTTCTAATGACCTCACACAGTTGACTCTCGGCTTAGATCGTGACTCGTCCCTCGTTGCCCATATCTTTGATGAACGCAATGAAGCGGTTAAGTCAATGGTTCGCACAGTCATTCAGAAGGCTAAGGCAAACCATCGCAAGATTGGTATTTGTGGTCAAGCACCTAGCGATTATCCTGAATTTGCTAAGTTCCTCGTCGAGCAAGGCATTGATTCGATCAGTCTCAATCCTGATTCTGTCTTAAAGACAATGCTCGAACTTGCCAAAATGTAA
- a CDS encoding diflavin flavoprotein produces MTTTKPRDVQVIYIADETYALRSRSWNRLRFEIEYALEKGTTANSFLIQGNLQALIDPPGGTFTEIYLDELRKRINILDISYVVLGHVNQNRIETLKALLAINNRITFVCTNPGAITLRQSLEETYGDKLKIQVVRGEEVLDLGKGHVLKFIPTSTPRHPDELCTYDTKTQILYTDKFFGAHVCGDQVFDEGWSQLLGDRRYYFDSTMANQVRQVESALDKLTDMPVSFYAPGHGPMLRYGLHELVNLYRQWSENQKQQNISVALLFASAYGNTTTIANALARGITKAGVAVELINCESAEPEEIKAAIEKSSGFLIGSPTLGGHLPTQVQTALGIVLSTATKSYQAGVFGSYGWSGEAVDIIAGKLKDAGYTLAFEPIRIKFTPTEATLQVCEETGTDFAQALKRSKKVRTTLNPGSTVEQAVGRIVGSLCVLTVKRGEISTAMLASWVSQATFNPPGLTVAVAKDRAIESYMYEGDRFVLNILEQGKQLRKHFMKKFAPGEDRFADVQVEATEGGLILPDGLAYLECRVAQRMECGDHWLVYAIVENGKLLQSNGLTAIHHRKTASNY; encoded by the coding sequence GTGACTACAACTAAACCCCGCGATGTACAGGTAATTTACATTGCTGATGAAACCTATGCGCTGCGATCGCGCAGTTGGAATCGCCTGAGATTTGAAATCGAATATGCGCTAGAAAAAGGAACTACGGCTAACTCATTCTTAATTCAAGGGAATTTACAAGCGCTAATCGATCCTCCCGGAGGCACATTTACGGAAATTTATCTAGATGAGTTGCGCAAGCGAATTAATATTCTCGATATCAGTTATGTAGTTCTCGGTCACGTTAACCAAAACCGCATTGAAACCCTTAAGGCTTTACTAGCAATTAATAATCGCATCACTTTTGTCTGTACAAATCCGGGGGCGATCACTTTACGTCAGAGTCTAGAGGAAACCTACGGAGACAAACTCAAAATTCAAGTTGTGCGTGGTGAAGAAGTCCTCGATCTTGGTAAAGGGCATGTTCTTAAATTTATTCCCACCTCCACGCCACGCCACCCCGATGAGCTTTGCACCTACGACACCAAAACGCAGATTTTATATACTGACAAATTTTTTGGCGCTCATGTCTGTGGCGATCAGGTATTTGATGAAGGTTGGAGTCAACTCTTAGGCGATCGCCGCTATTACTTTGATAGCACAATGGCAAACCAAGTCCGTCAGGTGGAATCTGCCCTCGATAAGCTCACGGATATGCCCGTTAGTTTTTATGCGCCCGGTCATGGTCCCATGCTGCGTTACGGATTGCATGAGCTGGTCAATCTCTATCGTCAATGGAGCGAAAATCAAAAGCAACAAAATATTTCCGTAGCCCTGCTCTTTGCCTCCGCCTATGGCAACACCACAACGATCGCTAATGCTCTAGCAAGGGGTATTACCAAGGCAGGGGTTGCCGTTGAGTTGATTAACTGCGAAAGTGCAGAACCAGAGGAAATTAAAGCGGCGATCGAAAAATCATCGGGCTTCCTGATTGGTTCACCGACCTTAGGCGGACATTTACCCACCCAAGTCCAAACTGCCCTCGGCATCGTTCTATCGACAGCCACTAAAAGCTATCAAGCAGGGGTATTTGGTTCCTATGGCTGGAGTGGTGAGGCGGTAGATATTATTGCTGGCAAACTTAAGGACGCAGGCTATACCCTTGCCTTTGAGCCAATTCGGATCAAGTTCACCCCTACCGAAGCTACTTTACAAGTTTGCGAAGAAACAGGTACGGATTTTGCTCAAGCCCTGAAGCGATCCAAAAAAGTTCGCACTACCTTAAACCCCGGAAGTACAGTTGAGCAAGCGGTTGGTCGCATTGTTGGTTCCCTCTGTGTATTGACGGTCAAGCGTGGGGAAATTTCCACGGCTATGCTTGCTTCATGGGTATCTCAGGCAACCTTTAATCCTCCCGGACTTACCGTTGCTGTGGCGAAGGATCGGGCGATCGAGTCCTATATGTACGAAGGCGATCGCTTTGTCTTGAATATCCTTGAGCAGGGTAAACAACTTCGTAAACACTTCATGAAAAAATTTGCCCCCGGCGAAGATCGTTTTGCGGATGTGCAAGTGGAAGCAACGGAAGGTGGTCTGATTCTGCCCGATGGTTTGGCATATTTGGAATGCCGTGTCGCGCAAAGAATGGAATGTGGCGACCACTGGCTAGTCTATGCGATCGTTGAAAATGGCAAGTTGTTGCAATCTAACGGCTTAACTGCAATCCATCACCGCAAAACTGCTAGTAATTATTAG
- a CDS encoding putative quinol monooxygenase, which yields MSTQDTGCSIAPYFKIPEGKLEEFKSICDRFTAQTKTEPKCLYYGFSFYENIAHCREAYVDAEALLFHLQNVDSILQEALQVAELFRLEIHGCESELAKLREPLAPFNAQFFVLEYGFRN from the coding sequence ATGTCAACTCAAGATACAGGTTGCTCTATTGCTCCCTATTTCAAGATTCCTGAAGGTAAGCTAGAAGAGTTTAAGTCAATCTGCGATCGCTTTACGGCTCAGACCAAAACCGAACCTAAATGTCTGTATTACGGTTTTAGCTTTTATGAAAATATTGCCCATTGCCGTGAAGCCTATGTAGATGCTGAGGCTCTATTGTTTCATCTACAAAATGTAGATAGCATTTTGCAGGAAGCTCTTCAAGTTGCCGAGCTTTTTCGTTTGGAAATTCATGGATGTGAATCAGAGTTAGCCAAGCTCCGAGAACCATTAGCTCCTTTTAATGCTCAATTTTTTGTCCTCGAATATGGATTTCGCAACTAA
- a CDS encoding transposase, whose amino-acid sequence MESIVKHAQGLVYSLICLMPSVYQKASLNAILGLFLEAQGHPYPEHTQVKSASALSRFLNHYNWSTRGLIRATRLSILGQIAKHRPSKRVPLKILIDLTTLEKSGKFLHLSNPTPNEPDPWVRILNGKRGLHLVVLYLVYGEWRVPWSFRVWRGKGYSSPSDLACKLLGTVPKQLTQGKTVIVLADTEFSTVKFFNAVRAKSWRIVVGVRNNRKLQDGRTVKQLYPHGKRGQLILLEGLSTPLTISWFWLKRADSKRELRFVVSSHPYSGAYLVMLGRKRWAIEGFFKTIKHRFGLHCFGQSTKLGVYRWLILSLLSYLLAHWIDQWSFPPILDWKATCDLTLSVLFPSVLWLKLLRYLQISADIAARHGFEIILKPIPT is encoded by the coding sequence GGAAGCGCAAGGGCATCCCTATCCAGAACATACACAGGTAAAATCAGCGAGTGCATTAAGCCGATTTCTCAATCACTATAACTGGTCAACAAGAGGACTAATTCGAGCAACAAGGCTGTCAATTTTGGGGCAAATCGCCAAGCATCGCCCATCGAAGAGAGTGCCATTAAAGATACTGATAGACCTGACCACCTTAGAAAAAAGCGGCAAGTTTTTACATTTGAGCAATCCCACCCCAAACGAACCAGACCCATGGGTGAGAATCCTCAACGGAAAGCGAGGACTACATCTGGTTGTACTGTATCTGGTCTATGGAGAGTGGCGCGTACCATGGAGTTTTAGAGTATGGCGCGGCAAAGGATACTCCAGTCCCTCTGACTTAGCTTGTAAGTTATTGGGGACAGTACCCAAGCAACTAACCCAAGGCAAGACTGTGATTGTCCTTGCTGATACTGAGTTTAGTACGGTGAAGTTTTTCAATGCTGTCCGCGCCAAGTCTTGGCGCATCGTTGTCGGTGTCCGCAACAATCGTAAACTTCAAGATGGACGTACCGTCAAACAACTTTATCCCCATGGCAAACGTGGACAACTAATTTTACTGGAAGGGCTAAGTACGCCTTTGACGATCTCTTGGTTCTGGCTCAAAAGAGCCGATAGTAAACGGGAGTTACGCTTTGTGGTCTCTTCTCATCCTTATTCTGGCGCTTATCTGGTGATGTTAGGTCGTAAGCGTTGGGCGATTGAGGGATTCTTCAAAACCATCAAACATCGCTTTGGTTTGCATTGTTTTGGGCAATCTACAAAACTTGGCGTTTATCGTTGGCTTATCCTCTCTCTGCTTTCTTATCTTTTGGCTCATTGGATTGATCAATGGTCGTTTCCTCCCATCTTGGACTGGAAAGCTACCTGTGATTTAACCCTTTCTGTTTTATTCCCTTCTGTCCTTTGGTTGAAACTTCTCAGGTATCTTCAAATTAGTGCCGATATTGCTGCTCGTCATGGCTTTGAAATTATTCTCAAACCCATTCCCACTTGA
- a CDS encoding DNA cytosine methyltransferase, which produces MKYIDLFAGCGGLSLGLEKAGFKLLLAVEKSPMAAETFYHNFISRIKLQDEWIAYNNLTIDEQFRRKLIVNEVSAVLENINIMENLESEGVDLIAGGPPCQGFSMAGKRNPKDLRNQLPWQFLEMVERLHPKAVLIENVLGIKQNFNKHGEKAPIEQINSALRELWPGYVTQLIEVNAMHFGVPQYRPRVMILGIRSDIADKLNPEMWDGFWKSAFDIEPPVIGYKRPTLAPVTTCKKTLTVRDALWDLKGSEYAFSAKDKRYNSPSGSYARLMREDFSWMPAHILKSIQLNKLENNGLRNHSENIADRFRLYQIFQKYGVPVKIFNLAANSSLSVLERKQLIESEIVKIKLPAKAPDGKVLGKDIEELFERIMSLSTKKHSQRPLQWDSPSPTVLSLPDDFVHPNEARTMSVREMARLQSFPDSFIFRAKETTGSLRRRFEIPQYTQVGNAVPPLMAEAVGKKIFELLKKALKSTISSCQVLQNIEKQAS; this is translated from the coding sequence ATGAAATATATTGATTTATTCGCTGGATGTGGCGGTCTCTCACTAGGGCTTGAGAAAGCAGGTTTTAAACTGTTGTTGGCAGTTGAAAAGTCCCCTATGGCTGCCGAAACATTTTATCATAATTTCATAAGTCGAATAAAGTTGCAAGATGAGTGGATTGCATACAACAACCTAACTATTGATGAACAATTTCGTCGTAAGTTAATTGTTAATGAAGTTAGCGCGGTTCTTGAAAATATAAATATAATGGAGAACCTTGAAAGCGAGGGTGTTGACCTAATCGCAGGCGGTCCACCATGTCAAGGGTTCTCAATGGCAGGGAAAAGAAATCCAAAAGATTTACGCAATCAGTTGCCTTGGCAATTTTTAGAAATGGTTGAGAGGCTCCACCCTAAAGCAGTATTGATTGAAAATGTTTTGGGTATAAAGCAAAATTTTAATAAACATGGTGAAAAAGCTCCAATCGAGCAGATTAACTCGGCTTTGCGTGAATTGTGGCCAGGTTATGTTACTCAGCTTATTGAAGTAAATGCTATGCATTTTGGTGTTCCGCAGTATAGACCTCGTGTCATGATCTTGGGTATTCGCTCTGATATTGCAGACAAACTTAACCCTGAAATGTGGGATGGTTTTTGGAAGTCGGCTTTTGATATTGAACCGCCAGTGATTGGATATAAGCGCCCAACTTTAGCCCCAGTGACTACTTGTAAAAAAACTCTTACTGTTCGCGATGCATTGTGGGATTTAAAAGGTAGTGAATATGCTTTTTCAGCCAAAGATAAACGTTACAATTCTCCCAGTGGTAGTTATGCAAGGCTAATGCGTGAAGATTTTAGTTGGATGCCCGCGCATATCCTTAAATCTATACAATTAAACAAACTAGAAAATAATGGTTTGCGTAACCATTCAGAAAATATAGCTGATAGGTTTAGGTTGTACCAGATATTCCAAAAATATGGTGTGCCAGTAAAAATCTTTAATTTAGCAGCAAATTCCTCTTTATCTGTTCTTGAGAGAAAACAACTAATTGAAAGTGAGATAGTTAAAATAAAACTACCAGCAAAAGCCCCTGACGGCAAAGTGTTGGGAAAAGATATAGAGGAATTATTTGAAAGGATTATGAGTCTATCTACGAAAAAGCATAGTCAACGTCCATTACAATGGGATTCTCCTTCGCCGACTGTTCTATCGCTTCCAGATGATTTTGTTCATCCTAACGAGGCGCGAACTATGTCTGTACGAGAAATGGCTAGGCTACAGTCATTTCCTGATAGTTTTATCTTTCGAGCAAAAGAAACAACTGGTAGTCTACGTCGGAGATTTGAGATTCCTCAATATACCCAAGTGGGAAATGCAGTACCCCCATTAATGGCTGAAGCAGTGGGTAAAAAAATATTTGAACTTCTCAAGAAAGCCCTGAAATCTACTATAAGCTCTTGTCAGGTGTTACAAAATATAGAGAAACAGGCTAGTTAA
- the pdxR gene encoding MocR-like pyridoxine biosynthesis transcription factor PdxR, which yields MRIPLNRSAQEPIYLQIRDRISHLITSGALQAGEQLPSIRALAESVQVNKLTVIEAYSVLEADGLVSAKQGAGYFVNSAMLSPERSSTLETDQEVVIPSKWGESFFDQYMDSLQAQLHPDVIDFTSGFPRPSGLEDLAKIARRAMTQVADVLFSYDFPQGQFTLRKQVAQMLAWKLGLEASADNLIITNGSKQALSLAFQYYLRAGDWVIVECPTYHGAIAILEKMGIKVIGIPMQNDGMNLELLHQYLRSHQPKLIYTVSTLHNPTGITTSQSHRRELISLAEKYNCPILEDNAYEGLNFEPAPAPLKVLDRSDLVTYIGTFSKSLMPGLRVGYMVSTGKHYQALVELKLLHDLHVSTVTQAIASEYIASGHYRRHLNHLRTINHQRHDRMLQAMEQHFPSSVRWTVPNGGLFIWVQLPNHTPMQIVGQEAAAQQVLIGRGKLFFPDGQGYPAFRLNFSQSLEDIDRGIAILGNILKQHLV from the coding sequence ATGAGAATTCCCTTAAATCGCTCTGCCCAAGAGCCAATCTATCTCCAAATCCGCGATCGCATTAGTCATCTGATTACATCGGGAGCGCTGCAAGCAGGCGAGCAACTACCATCGATCCGTGCTCTCGCTGAAAGTGTGCAGGTAAACAAGTTGACTGTCATCGAAGCCTATAGTGTTCTTGAAGCTGATGGTCTAGTGTCTGCTAAGCAAGGCGCAGGCTACTTTGTGAATAGTGCGATGCTTTCCCCTGAGCGTAGCTCTACGCTTGAAACCGATCAAGAGGTCGTAATTCCTAGTAAGTGGGGTGAGTCATTTTTCGATCAGTATATGGATTCTCTGCAAGCGCAGCTACATCCCGATGTGATTGACTTTACTTCAGGATTTCCACGCCCGTCGGGATTAGAAGATCTGGCTAAAATTGCCCGTAGAGCGATGACTCAGGTAGCAGATGTACTGTTTAGCTATGACTTTCCCCAAGGACAGTTTACCCTTCGCAAACAGGTAGCGCAGATGCTCGCATGGAAATTGGGACTAGAGGCATCGGCAGATAATTTGATTATTACTAATGGCTCTAAACAAGCTCTATCCCTAGCATTTCAGTACTATCTACGTGCAGGAGATTGGGTAATTGTGGAATGTCCGACCTATCATGGCGCGATCGCAATTTTAGAAAAGATGGGCATCAAGGTGATCGGTATTCCCATGCAGAATGATGGCATGAATTTGGAACTGCTCCATCAATATTTGCGTAGTCATCAACCTAAGCTGATCTATACCGTCAGTACCCTGCACAATCCCACAGGAATTACCACATCGCAATCCCATCGCCGCGAGTTAATCTCCCTAGCGGAGAAATATAACTGTCCTATTTTAGAAGACAATGCCTATGAAGGATTGAACTTTGAACCAGCCCCTGCACCTCTCAAGGTTCTAGATCGTAGTGATTTAGTCACCTACATTGGTACATTCTCCAAATCGCTAATGCCGGGGCTAAGAGTCGGCTATATGGTATCGACTGGTAAGCATTATCAAGCTTTAGTGGAACTGAAACTGCTCCATGATTTGCATGTCTCTACTGTGACGCAAGCGATCGCTAGTGAATATATTGCCTCTGGACATTATCGCCGCCATCTCAATCACCTGCGTACCATCAATCATCAAAGACATGATCGAATGCTGCAAGCAATGGAACAACATTTCCCTAGTTCCGTACGCTGGACAGTTCCCAATGGCGGGTTATTTATCTGGGTACAACTTCCCAATCACACACCAATGCAAATTGTCGGACAGGAAGCTGCCGCACAACAGGTACTCATTGGCAGAGGGAAGCTGTTCTTTCCTGATGGGCAAGGCTATCCTGCATTTCGCCTCAATTTCTCCCAATCCCTAGAAGATATCGATCGCGGCATTGCCATATTAGGCAATATCCTCAAACAACATCTGGTATAG
- a CDS encoding glutathione binding-like protein, whose protein sequence is MIELYYWPTPNGHKITIFLEEAELEYEIYPIDIRVGDQFKPEFLNISPNNRMPAIIDRHPSDFGDAISVFESGAILQYLAEKTGKFLPTDLRDRLNVMQWLFWQMGGLGPMAGQNHHFSQYAPEKIPYAIDRYVKETNRLYGVLNHQLEGKDYITGEYSIADMASYPWVLLHKHQQQNIEDFPNLQAWLQRISDRPAVIRAYERAKPFANQPTITEESKKILFGQTAARSL, encoded by the coding sequence ATGATTGAACTCTACTATTGGCCAACTCCCAACGGGCATAAGATTACTATCTTCTTGGAAGAAGCAGAACTAGAGTATGAGATTTATCCCATTGATATTCGTGTTGGCGACCAGTTCAAACCTGAATTCCTAAATATTTCGCCCAACAATCGGATGCCCGCCATCATCGATCGCCATCCATCGGATTTTGGAGATGCCATATCTGTATTTGAGTCGGGAGCAATTTTGCAGTATCTCGCCGAGAAAACAGGAAAATTTTTGCCCACAGATTTGCGCGATCGCCTTAACGTCATGCAGTGGCTATTCTGGCAAATGGGCGGTTTAGGACCAATGGCAGGACAAAACCATCATTTCTCACAATATGCACCCGAGAAAATTCCCTATGCGATTGATCGGTATGTCAAGGAAACCAATCGTCTCTACGGAGTCCTCAATCATCAACTCGAAGGAAAAGACTACATCACTGGTGAATACTCGATCGCTGATATGGCTTCCTACCCTTGGGTATTACTGCACAAGCATCAACAGCAAAATATCGAAGACTTTCCCAATCTTCAGGCTTGGCTGCAACGCATAAGCGATCGCCCTGCGGTGATTCGTGCCTACGAACGCGCTAAACCCTTTGCCAATCAACCAACAATTACCGAAGAAAGCAAGAAAATTCTCTTTGGACAGACTGCGGCAAGGTCGCTATAA
- a CDS encoding MvaI/BcnI family restriction endonuclease: protein MRLFNPLEEKNIKILTSENIEISFLMPTATGLQKSIMDATAPFRLFLYERGIHDYGTQGQGIEYKKLIQSHIATEDGFISSQTSLYRPVTKKGDPRIWFSGLKKYADPNDMLGIFEFGMELYVFNLTKFDIEQILNVTNPLTDLIRSISQDANKVAQELLLKIKTIAARGHIQAIGTGDTAIGRTLESLIGIPMNSRQEPDYKGIELKSFRDKRGNRKTLFAKVPDWNLSKFKSSAEILNQFGYKRGDDFKLYCTVSTLKPNSQGLFLRIDEKLDQLVESSQELKIGDFAIWQLATLHDELKKKHKETFWIAADSSKINEVEYFCFTKIEHTRSPIVSQFDLLLEQGIITLDHLIKKTSNGKTNKERVSEKGPLFKIKPDKLELLFPPSVKYSLR, encoded by the coding sequence ATGAGACTATTTAATCCTTTAGAAGAAAAAAACATCAAAATCTTAACTAGCGAAAATATCGAGATATCTTTCTTGATGCCTACAGCTACAGGCTTGCAAAAGTCTATCATGGATGCCACGGCTCCGTTTAGGCTTTTTCTATATGAGCGTGGTATTCATGATTATGGTACGCAGGGACAGGGAATAGAATACAAAAAACTTATCCAGTCTCATATTGCAACTGAAGATGGATTTATATCTAGTCAGACTTCATTGTATCGTCCTGTCACGAAAAAAGGCGATCCGCGTATCTGGTTCTCTGGGCTAAAGAAATATGCCGATCCCAATGATATGCTTGGCATTTTTGAGTTTGGGATGGAATTATACGTTTTTAATCTAACTAAATTTGACATTGAGCAAATTCTGAATGTTACCAATCCATTGACAGATCTAATTCGTAGCATTAGTCAAGATGCCAACAAGGTTGCCCAAGAGTTGCTTTTAAAAATTAAAACAATTGCTGCACGCGGACATATTCAAGCTATTGGGACGGGTGATACAGCAATTGGGAGGACATTGGAAAGTTTGATAGGTATCCCCATGAACTCTCGCCAAGAACCAGATTATAAAGGTATTGAGTTGAAATCATTTCGCGACAAACGAGGAAACCGTAAAACATTGTTTGCAAAAGTTCCAGATTGGAATCTAAGCAAATTCAAAAGTTCAGCAGAAATCCTTAATCAGTTTGGGTATAAACGTGGAGATGATTTCAAGCTTTACTGTACAGTCAGTACTTTGAAGCCTAATTCTCAAGGTCTATTTTTAAGAATTGATGAAAAGTTAGATCAACTTGTTGAAAGTAGTCAAGAATTAAAAATTGGTGATTTTGCGATTTGGCAATTAGCCACACTTCATGATGAACTCAAAAAGAAGCATAAGGAGACCTTTTGGATTGCTGCTGATTCCTCTAAAATCAATGAAGTTGAGTATTTCTGTTTTACAAAAATAGAACATACACGTAGTCCTATTGTGTCCCAGTTCGACTTATTGCTAGAACAGGGAATAATTACTCTTGATCATCTTATTAAGAAAACAAGTAATGGAAAAACAAATAAAGAGCGTGTAAGCGAGAAAGGTCCTTTATTTAAAATTAAACCCGATAAACTTGAACTGCTTTTCCCTCCAAGCGTGAAGTATAGCCTCAGATAA